From a single Entelurus aequoreus isolate RoL-2023_Sb linkage group LG12, RoL_Eaeq_v1.1, whole genome shotgun sequence genomic region:
- the LOC133662940 gene encoding solute carrier organic anion transporter family member 1C1-like: protein MEDSSKKMSSQQVLSESDGNTADVKMEDSSKKMSSQQVLSVSDGNTAGRGSTLKMFMAALSFAYFCNTLTGTYVKSSITQLERRFDLSSSHVGLIDGSFEMGNLLFLAAVSHFGARMHRPRLIAGGMLLMAVGALCTGLSHFMMGPYTYDSVIPVSQNASMSSVACASPEKDVSDWNVRAGNTTPEPGSSMWIYVFLGNALRGIGDTPVTPLGMSYVDDFAKADNSAFYIACLQTIALLGPVFGYLLGSYFANIYVDIGYADMERVNISPNDARWVGAWWMGMLVSAGLLFISSLPFWFFPRSLASPEVEEPKSTVEETPDSPNNNNPAKKLTEIAKGFLPSLKHLLCTPVYFLLICGNTLKFNSLIGMHTFNAKYIEQQFGQSASRANFLIGVMTLPAVAAGIFLGGVVMKRYKLSVVSAAQFSLVVSFLAYLLMLLKFGARCANTPVAGLTTSYNGTPGVLYGSHALFSECNSNCSCSPHHWDPVCSDSGITYVSPCLAGCLHYSGYGKHTVFHNCTCVSASYPAGNSTTVKLGQCPRAESCSGSFSSYMAVSVLSAFISSLGITPVFMVVMRCISPEFKSLALGLQTMIFRGLGGIPAPIYFGAFIDSTCLKWSVKKCGGRGACRLYDANMYSVVFLGLVAAISGVSFFFKMAVIILLRKDLRREECVLRGIELHPQASVMEDPLSAKKVLGEPDHGLTSVPNIVRVDGGHNACREESSAKKSTFVKITHLRTNHSD from the exons ATGGAGGACTCCTCAAAGAAGATGAGCAGCCAGCAGGTCCTAAGTGAGTCTGATGGAAACACGGCCGATGTTAAGATGGAGGACTCCTCAAAGAAGATGAGCAGCCAGCAGGTCCTAAGTGTGTCTGATGGAAACACGGCGGGAAGAGGCTCCACTCTCAAG ATGTTCATGGCGGCGTTGTCCTTCGCCTACTTCTGCAACACCCTGACAGGAACCTACGTGAAGAGCTCCATCACGCAGCTGGAGCGACGCTTCGACCTCTCCAGCTCTCACGTGGGACTCATCGACGGCAGTTTTGAGATGG GCAACTTGTTGTTTCTCGCTGCTGTCAGCCATTTTGGCGCCAGGATGCATCGGCCCAGACTGATCGCCGGCGGCATGCTTCTCATGGCGGTGGGCGCGCTTTGCACCGGACTGTCGCACTTCATGATGGGCCC TTACACGTATGACTCGGTCATCCCGGTTTCCCAGAATGCGAGTATGAGCTCTGTGGCCTGTGCCAGTCCAGAGAAAGATGTGTCTGACTGGAATGTGAGGGCAGGAAACACAACACCAG AACCTGGTTCCAGTATGTGGATCTACGTGTTCCTGGGGAATGCACTGCGGGGGATCGGAGATACTCCCGTCACGCCACTCGGCATGTCGTACGTCGACGACTTTGCTAAAGCTGACAACTCTGCCTTCTACATCG CTTGTCTCCAGACCATTGCTCTCCTTGGACCCGTGTTTGGCTACCTCTTAGGGTCCTATTTCGCCAATATATATGTTGACATTGGCTATGCCGATATGG AAAGGGTGAATATCTCTCCCAACGATGCCCGCTGGGTAGGAGCATGGTGGATGGGTATGCTCGTATCTGCAGGACTGCTCTTTATTTCTAGCCTTCCCTTCTGGTTCTTCCCCCGCTCCCTGGCCTCACCAGAAGTAGAAGAGCCCAAGTCTACCGTGGAAGAGACTCCAGATTCCCCCAACAACAACAATCCAGCTAAAAAGCTAACTGAAATTGCCAAAG GGTTTCTTCCCTCGCTGAAGCACTTGCTCTGCACTCCCGTCTACTTCCTGCTCATCTGCGGCAACACTCTGAAGTTCAACTCCCTTATTGGCATGCACACCTTCAATGCCAAGTATATCGAGCAACAGTTTGGACAGTCTGCATCCAGAGCCAACTTCCTCATAG gGGTGATGACGCTGCCTGCCGTTGCCGCGGGGATCTTTCTAGGAGGGGTGGTGATGAAGAGATATAAGCTTAGTGTGGTGTCAGCGGCTCAGTTCTCTCTGGTGGTGTCCTTCTTGGCGTACCTGCTCATGCTGCTGAAGTTTGGCGCCAGGTGTGCCAACACACCCGTGGCTGGACTCACCACCTCATACAACGG GACGCCAGGGGTGTTATATGGCAGCCATGCACTCTTTTCAGAGTGTAACAGTAACTGCTCATGCTCTCCACACCACTGGGACCCGGTGTGCTCAGACAGCGGCATCACCTACGTCTCTCCATGCTTGGCCGGCTGCCTCCACTACAGCGGCTACGGGAAACATACG GTGTTTCACAATTGCACCTGTGTGTCCGCCTCCTACCCGGCGGGCAACAGCACGACGGTGAAGTTGGGGCAGTGCCCTCGAGCCGAAAGCTGCAGTGGCAGTTTCAGCTCCTACATGGCGGTGTCCGTTCTCAGCGCCTTCATCAGCTCTCTGGGGATCACACCTGTGTTCATGGTGGTCATGAG ATGCATTTCCCCAGAGTTCAAATCCCTCGCCTTGGGCTTGCAAACCATGATCTTCCGAGGTCTTG GAGGGATTCCAGCCCCAATTTATTTTGGAGCATTTATTGATTCAACTTGCCTGAAGTGGTCAGTGAAGAAATGTGGGGGCCGAGGAGCATGTCGCCTTTACGACGCCAACATGTACAG TGTGGTCTTCCTGGGTCTGGTGGCGGCCATCAGTGGTGTTTCCTTCTTCTTCAAAATGGCCGTCATAATCCTCCTGAGAAAAGACTTGCGCAGGGAAGAATGTGTGCTGAGGGGGATTGAGCTTCACCCCCAGGCCAGCGTGATGGAGGACCCTCTCAGTGCCAAGAAGGTGCTCGGGGAACCGGACCACGGCCTCACTTCTGTACCAAACATTGTAAGAGTGGATGGAGGACATAACGCCTGCCGAGAAGAAAGTTCAGCAAAGAAAAGCACATTTGTGAAGATAACTCATTTAAGAACAAATCATTCCGACTAA